Below is a window of Drosophila miranda strain MSH22 chromosome 3, D.miranda_PacBio2.1, whole genome shotgun sequence DNA.
TAGTGTCATAGTCGTATGGTGATCTATTTTTATCGTAAAAAACTTAAAGTAGCAAAACTTAAAGTAAAACCCCGAAAGGCACCGTTTTCCAAGGTTTCTCCCACCGATGACAGTGCAGGCAGTGCGCCTAGGCCATAAAATGTTCGAGTATTTGTCTCAAATCTAATCGGACACTGTCgataaaacaaaaagaaacaaaaggaAGGATGGGAAAAAGAATTCCCCGCCCCGAATGTAGACCAAGAGCCACCGAGAGACACTGGACTTTTCTATGGATAGATTCCACATTGGAATTATCATGGCTACGATCCCTTCTTTGGGATCATACAATATATGTATAGCACTAATATATGCGATGGGTATACTTTTTTAGGCAGTTGTTGGGAAATGCTCAGAGCGTGATTTAAGTGCAGCGATGTGTAAAAAAAATGTGGACAAGATACGAGAGTGGgggaaaaaataataaataacaaacaaacaaaataagggGAAAGAAAAATTATGCCTCGTGCCCcagtgtgagtgtgtgtgatGTGAGCCGCAATGAAAGCAAATTAGTAATAATCACTTTTGTTATATCTAAACAGAAAATATATGGAAAAAAGAGCTCAGATATGGCACAACgatacagacagacagacagacagacggacagacattcACACATTTTATttgatggggggggggggggggggggggggggggggccagGCATATTGCCGCAATTTGGTGAAAAATTAAAGTAGACAAAAGGAAGTGCTAAATTTAGCAATACTTCATTTcatatgcatatatgtatgtatactcgTAGATAATGGGAAAGAGTGTAAGGGAACCACTAGGAAATATGATTTAGAAACACGCGCGGCTCTGAATGGATTTCGATACCAAGAACTCTCCCTAGCAAAtaaaaaatacacacaaaaTAAGTACTCACGAAATAAATCCTTGCGAGCCAAGTTTCGAGCACACAATACTGTAAAACGGAAGAGGGGAATGTTTAGAGCCAACGATCGTTCATGTTCGTGCTGTGCAAAAAACTTACTCGTTATTCGAACTTTGTGTGTACCATTGCGACGTGGATAGTTATTCATAATTTCCGACTTTTAATTGGTATTGTTTTGCTTTTGTAAATATAGgttcatttattttgtatgcCGATTAATTATTTATACGACAATTAGACGGCGCCCAAGCAGCATGTTTGTTTCTCTGGTTGCTGGTAACGGCGgtgttgctgtttctgctgGTGTTGGTAAAGGGATAGGGAGAAGGAGGaggtggtggcggtggcggaggTGGACGTAGCAAGAAATAATTTCATTGCCGAAGgtaactgctgctgctggctctctctctgctgctgccgttcttgttgctgtttttttcGATAGCCTTGACGCtggtttttgttgttattgttgcagCTGCAATTGCGGTTTTGTGTCATtgtatgcacacacacatatgcatGCTAACAGCGATTTGTTAGTTATTACAAACTGCAATAGAAAGATATCGACAAAAAAAGGTTATTTTATCAATAAATTCGCGGTTACAAAACACTTTGATAGGGCCCTTCCGTCTCACTTCTTCTGCTCCAGCAAGGTGAGACAGGTAGGGGCAGAGTTTGCAggtaacaaaaaaatatatgcaCGAGAACTCACCCGAAATTgttttgctgtttgctgttaccgttgttgctgctgctttgaaAACAATTCACACGCACATGTCTCGCTCACACGCACACATCCATACACACTGACGCCCCTCTCTTGCTAAGCAAGGGAATCGAGGCTTAACTTTATTATGTGTTTCATAAATTGTATTAAATTAAATACCACTAGGCGTTTAATTAACTTTAATTTAGCTGCTGCTCTTGTATGGGTGCGCCTCGCATTTGCATTCGTATTTGTAcgggcgtgtgtgtgtgttgcaaaAATTTGCAATAATAATCAATTGAGGCAAATTTGGTGGCTCGATTcactttaaatttattataaacTACACACATGTGCTGTGCCTATATGTACACTCGTCTATATGTAGTGCGCTCTATTTCAGCGCGATTGCAATAAATATTCTTTCGTTTTACGCACGGTGAGTGCGAGCGAGCAACGGAAGGGAGCCGACGACCGAGGGAGGTACGGAAGGGAGCAAAACCACGAGAATGTGTTTGAAAAGCGCGTGCTATGCTTCTGCTGCCATTCGTTATGGGTTTTCACTTTTTGATTAGTTAAACTACATTATTAACTGCCAGCTCACTTTTGCGCACGTTTATAAACTAATGTATCGCAGAAATTAGTTCTACGAACGCCATTTTTATTGTTGGTGTGTTTCAGTGATGGTAAACGTATTTTATAGGCCTTATTCATCACTTATCACCACTGTTACCAAATCGGCTGTTTTATAGCTAGTTCTTGGAATTTGTCTATATTCGAACATATGTATTTGCTATCCGGAGTTTTGACTACTTTAAATTGAAAAAATCGATGCCTACAAGCCCGATTTAATAACAAACTTTATGAAATACACAACATTTTGTTGTATAGTTGAGCTATATTTTAGCATCTTTTCTGCAAAAACAGTTTTTTTTCTTCCGAAAAGATTGGTAGCCCTGATCACGTTCAAAATTTCCGTGCCGACTTACAACACTTGGAGTAAATAGTTTTTGGCGGCGATtgttattttatattttttatttaatctCGTTTCCATAATGTCGATTACCTTGGATTTTAATGGAAAAAACTTGGCTAAAGGCAAGTCCCTGCATATGCACTATTTGCCAGCTAAGATAAGTGGAGATGGGGAAGCAAATGTGGAGACCTACTTCAACAATTATACACGTGAAGCACCCGAGTACGGATCAGGGATGCTGACCAATGCCTTGCGCGGCTATCCTTTGGTGGGCGAGCGGATGAAAGTACCGGAAGGTTACAAGGGCCTAGTCCTGCAGGAGACGGAGAAGCCTTTGAGCGAGTCTGCTGACCGTCAATTGCGCCTCACCGGTGTTTTTGACGAGTTCACCTACTGGAACTACGATAAAGTCCCCTCAAACGGCGATCCCTTCAGACAAGCCATGCTTATGGCAGATGTGGCCAAGGCGGTAAGTACAGGAAGCGCCAGTGCGACAAATATAAGAGTAATGTCTTTCCTTCCAGCTGTCCGAACCCATAAGCGAGCAAGATTTGGAGGCAGAAATTAGACGAAACCTGGAAAGCAAAAAGGAAAACGATTCCTAGCTCTTTAGCGCGCTTACAGCGTTTATTATATAATAttccaaaagctaatcaaATATAATCTTAACATTTCATACTTTTTAGTCTTCAATTTATATAAGATTTCAAATATAAATACGTTTAGTATCAGTGATGGTTTATTCATCGGCGTCCTCGAAGCgctcatcgtcgtcgtccaGGCTCAAGTTCTGCATGCCTCCTACTTCTCCCCCGTTCCGTCCAAGTGTTAGGGCATCGTCGGCCATATCCTGGTCTTCGAGGACCATTCCGCCAGCATCTTCCATGGCGTCGCTGTCCTCCGAATTGCTGTCAGCCGAGTCTGGATGCAGGGCCTGGCAAGTAGTCATTGCGCTATACATCGTATCGACTGTGTGTATATCCTCGGGCAACAGCCAGCACTCTGTCACTTCCTCAAACTGTTCGTCCACAGCATCCTCAAAGTTCTCATCGTCCTCATCGTGCTCATCGCTGCCATTGCCCTCGTCAACGTCTGCCTCTGCCCCGCCACCGTTCTGCCCATTGACGACTGCCGGCTGCGGATTTCCATACACGCCATTCCACTCCACTTTGTGGTCCAGCATGAAATAAATGCACTTCCTTGGGTTCGAAGAAATCCCATGAAGGCTCACTTGTTTCCACTCGATAAATATTCCCTCGGGTAGGTCAATTGGTTGCCAAGAGAGAGAACTAAGAGAGTCGAGACAATAACAATTGACAACGCCGGCATTTTGCACACCATTTTCGACTCACTTTTGAGCGATGTAAATCGTACCCTCGCCCACAATATTGTCGCCCAGCTTGAGCTTGATATTGTTGGCTGTGTACAGCAGTCCATGTTCCGGCGGGGAAACTGGCATTATTAATACCATTTTGATACGAAAATtgcaattaaaaaatattgttAAAAAAAGCGTCTGGCAGCAAAATAGTGTGATTTGAGATATACGGTCTGACCTTcggaaatataccaaaatatactgtctcatttaaaaaatataccataaatatactgacgagtTCAAGctctattatacatattcctcgtttttgatcttccgtggaatattctcagctacataattttatccgattagtgaatcaattttctacttaactggatTAtgttaaatacttgcttttattggattttgcgtaaaaaaaggttttagcgaaacaggtcaaaacaaaaagaacGAAAGAGTATAGACGTTAATATTGCTAAATCTtaatattccgttgaataattctggctaACTAAAACTGTTAgttttgcccacataattttaggccGTTGATAAATAAGTTTTCTACTTGAATGGCTAGTTTTTagaccttgcttttattgtattttggctAAAACAAGGTTTCAACAAAGAAGTCTTATTTTTTTGCATGGTAACTACACATTTGGTACATATAATCTACATGTGTATGTAAAAACGTATATGTGTTCCGAAGATTAATCACAATCGTTTCACATCAAAAATAAAATTTGTAATTTCGAGTTCTTTAAGAGATTTACTAACTAATTTCAGCTGTAAATAAAGAAGCATTAGTGTACAGCTTATAATTCTTTAACATTGACATGGCGTTTTCGCACAAAATGTTCTTTGGACGCCAGTGACAACTCTGCCAGttcaatatttcaatttttgcAGCGCGTCTCGCCCAATTTTCCGCAATTAAATTCCACCAGCAAAGCTATCAACAAATATGCTGTCAGGCCACAAACCTTCTATATTGTACTTTTAGAAAAGTAATATTTGTTAAAGTGAGCGTGTGAGTGCTGGGATTCGAATCTACGGAAGTCCTTTTCGtttgtgctgtgctgttgttgttttgttgctttggCTACTGCTGTCGCCCTGTATACGCCCTTGCGTATAACAATGGACATGGAATACGCCAACATCAATGAATTTAATGACCGCGACCTAGCGACACGCATGCGCAACAGCAATTATGAAAAATACAAGTCTCTGGTGCGCATGCACCTCTCCTTCGAGCTGGAACTAAACACCGACGAGTAAGTTGCCACGAGCGACGCTGCCATCCCATCGAAATATAGTGCTTACCGATTTATGGGTTGCAGGTTCGACATGCCGTGCCATGAAATCGTCTACGAAGATAAGGGCAAGATAAAGAAGTGGAATCGCCTCTCCAAGAAGAATCGCGGACCTGCCACAGGCTGCACGGCTGGGGCTGGCAGTAAGTCGGCGGGCAACAGTCCCACTGAAACGCTGCAGCAACAAATTGATGCAGGCTTTCGGATGCACCTGGAGGAGCTCAAAGAGTTTCTTATGCTGGAGAAGAGTAAGTGACAGGGAGAGTCCGGAAAATTGAATTATTCTAAATGCGGAAATGCTATTCTGCAGATCTCACCCAGGAGGGATTATTTCGCAAGACAGGAGCCGTTTCCAGGCAGAACGAGCTACGAATGCACATACAGCACGACCAGCCCTTGGATTTGGAACTGACAGGATTCTCGGCTCACGACTGTGCCACTGTTTTTAAGAGCTTTCTGGCCGAGCTGCCAGAGCCTTTGCTTACAGACGCCCACTATCCAGCACATCTTCAGATAGCGCCGCTTAGCCAGGCATTAATGGGGGGTCAGGTGGCGGCTACCGCAGAGCGCCAACAACATCTTCTCAGCTCGGTGCAgctgctccttctcctgctcccCGAAGAGCATCGCGAGTTACTGCAGCACATTATTGAAATGCTCCATTCGGTGGCAGCGCGTGAGGAGAGCAACAAGATGTCCGCGGAGAATTTGGCCACCTTGTTTACACCGCACCTGATTTGCCCCAGGCAAATGCCGCCTGAGGTGCTCCACTATACGGCGAAGAAGATGTCCAGCATTGTGTCCTACATGATTCAGCAGGGTCTGGAAATCTTCGAAGTTCCCGGAAAGCTAGCCACCGATATTCGGGCGTACTTTCTTGAGCGCAAACGCAAAAAAACCATGTCACCGGAGCAAACCCTTGACGAATCCATCTCGGACGTCTCGACGGTCAACACGGTGTACACTTTTGTAGATCGTGCCGCCACGGCAGcggcaaacaacagcaataACACGGACACTGCACTGGCGCAGCTGTACGCGCACATTCAGAGCCTTCCGGAGTCCTCCAAGAAGCGTCGCCTCATCAAGCAGTTTAACAAGCAAAACGGACAAGGTAGCACATTGTCTCCACTCCGTTGCGTTCCTTTGGGACACAGCTCATTGATTCCACTCGCTCCTTTCAGGCACACCGCTGCAGGTCGTTGTAATGAATCGTCTAAAGAACAACGAGGCCACTCGCAGTGCCAAGTCCTTGGGGGACTCCATCAAAAAGCACATCTTCCACAATAGCCTCATGTCGCGCACCCCTAAGAGAGTGCCCCCCAGCTTTCATCCTGAGGTGAGCCGCAAGAGAAGCATTTGCAACGCATTCATTCcatttatgtgtgtgtttatTGGTGACTAACCGCATGTCTCCCCATCGTATCCTAGACGCCCAATCTGTCGCATGTAAAGCAGCCCAAGCTGCGTGTGCTGTTCCAGAGTCCCTGTCCACCGACACCCACCTCATCGAAGGGCACAAGCTCCACATCCACCGTCACCTCTACCTTCATTGCTACTAACTCCTTGCATCAGCTTCAGAAATCCATCTCATCCACATCGCTCAAGATTGAGTCCTCGTCCTCGGACAGCAGCTCCAGCTGTAGCATCTCTGCTCCCGCCAGTCGTCAGCAATCGAATGAGCTGTCTGGAATGGTTTCTGCTGTCCAAGAAGAGGACGAGATAGACGCTAGTTGCTGTGTGACGCCTCTGAAGCTTATGTCAGCGG
It encodes the following:
- the LOC117187970 gene encoding uncharacterized protein LOC117187970, producing MDMEYANINEFNDRDLATRMRNSNYEKYKSLVRMHLSFELELNTDEFDMPCHEIVYEDKGKIKKWNRLSKKNRGPATGCTAGAGSKSAGNSPTETLQQQIDAGFRMHLEELKEFLMLEKNLTQEGLFRKTGAVSRQNELRMHIQHDQPLDLELTGFSAHDCATVFKSFLAELPEPLLTDAHYPAHLQIAPLSQALMGGQVAATAERQQHLLSSVQLLLLLLPEEHRELLQHIIEMLHSVAAREESNKMSAENLATLFTPHLICPRQMPPEVLHYTAKKMSSIVSYMIQQGLEIFEVPGKLATDIRAYFLERKRKKTMSPEQTLDESISDVSTVNTVYTFVDRAATAAANNSNNTDTALAQLYAHIQSLPESSKKRRLIKQFNKQNGQGTPLQVVVMNRLKNNEATRSAKSLGDSIKKHIFHNSLMSRTPKRVPPSFHPETPNLSHVKQPKLRVLFQSPCPPTPTSSKGTSSTSTVTSTFIATNSLHQLQKSISSTSLKIESSSSDSSSSCSISAPASRQQSNELSGMVSAVQEEDEIDASCCVTPLKLMSAAAKQLIDKKSVAWDDRLFEIEESSNPSTPVQQSTRYKSEPNLSSILPQVPDEENGDGDEALTPIVEVSSSMAASSSSHMGKLITRKLMKGVSMGNLRFPFSTPETTKRLVRSVSATLRRRPSGDEGKHFPSAADAPLLEDVNGSDEDEDGEDDDTLSESNGSSNELPAMTVGYQQILQSSVYRNMDLITSTPALHMGRRSMSPITKSTQRMPKAMQESIMTPRSRKPVMLLNALAGNGDKQLNLSLSEQDEQDSLAGTPVKQREPPSLHSEDATSLGGYAEILRHQQGYGLLSSRQRTCSSSNSNSNEESKPPNALSSDFKEYLLTRSVLTASPTDLSFASRSDDFGGASTTQDIDDFDEAELSPSLLYCLDGNEPAAMVSPLCNGNVNASVTNGRKRSAVTPLKSQLITDDADNKENMNVQEEHVRIKKLLITPSEEYPGETAL
- the LOC108159626 gene encoding uncharacterized protein LOC108159626; protein product: MSITLDFNGKNLAKGKSLHMHYLPAKISGDGEANVETYFNNYTREAPEYGSGMLTNALRGYPLVGERMKVPEGYKGLVLQETEKPLSESADRQLRLTGVFDEFTYWNYDKVPSNGDPFRQAMLMADVAKALSEPISEQDLEAEIRRNLESKKENDS
- the LOC108159628 gene encoding methylosome subunit pICln; translated protein: MVLIMPVSPPEHGLLYTANNIKLKLGDNIVGEGTIYIAQNSLSWQPIDLPEGIFIEWKQVSLHGISSNPRKCIYFMLDHKVEWNGVYGNPQPAVVNGQNGGGAEADVDEGNGSDEHDEDDENFEDAVDEQFEEVTECWLLPEDIHTVDTMYSAMTTCQALHPDSADSNSEDSDAMEDAGGMVLEDQDMADDALTLGRNGGEVGGMQNLSLDDDDERFEDADE